The Deinobacterium chartae DNA segment AGACGCGGTAGTCCACCGCACCGGCCGCCGGGGCCTGCTTTAAGATGCCCAGGTCGCGCAGCAGCTTGACCGAACCCTGGTACGCCGCCGGCTCGAGGTAGCCCGCACGGCCCTTGAGGGTCGCTCCGGCCTGGTACAGCTTGGCGACCTCGCGCATCTGCCAGGTCTGATGCGCGCGCGCGTCGGCGCGCGTTCCGCTGCCCTTGCAGGTGTTGCCGCACAGCGGCAGCACGATGTTCACCGCCTCTTTCTGGTTCTTGACCGCGTAATCCCAGCCCCTGAGCGAGGCGCGCACCAGCCGCGCGGCAACCTCGCGTCCGCTGAGGCCGCTGCCCCGGAAATTCTTTTCGTTCAGCACCCGCGCGCTCGTGAACATCAGGTCCTCGAGCAGGTTCACGCCGTAATCGCTGACCTTGATGATGTTGATCTTGTCCAGGCCGTATCCCAGGCCCACGATCTGGTCGACCTCGTTGTAGGTCATGGCACTCACCACGTCCACCTTGTCCGGAAACACGATGGCCGGGTCAAAAGGATAGGTGACCGCCTGCACGTCCGGGCGGGCGACACTCGCGTCCAGGCTGGTGGTCATGCCGTACTTTTTCAGCAGCGCCACCGCCGGGTACTCGTTGCCCGAGGGCCATACCCCCACCCGTTTGCCCTTGAGGTCCTTGGGCGCTTTGATGTTGCTGCTCTTGAGGGCGACCAGGGTATAACCGCTCTGCTGAAAGATCTGGGCGATGTGCACCACCGGCAGGCCCTGCTGGCGCGCGGTCAGCAAGTCGGTGATCCAGGTGGTCCCGAAGTCGGCTGCGCCGGTCGCCACGGTCTGGATCGGGCTCTGGTCACCGATTGGCAGCAGTTGCACATCCAGCCCCTCGGCCTTGTAGTACCCCTTGGCCTGCGCCACGAAGAACCCGGCGAACTGGGCCTGCGGGAACCACTTGAGCTGCAGCTTGACCGGAACGAGGTTCTGGGCGCTGGCAGCGCCGGAAAGAAGCAGCGTGACAAGGACCAGCTTTTTCATACGGGCCTCCTGAATGCCGTGGTGCTCTCTGGGTTAAAGCCGCAGACCGACACGGTTCGTCTCCCGGACTCAGCGCTCGCTGACGTGCCAGCCGCTCAGGCGCCGCTCGAGGAAACCGACCAGGTTAAAAAACAGAATCCCGACGACCGAGGCGAGCACGATGGCCGCCCACACCAGCGGAAAGTTGAAGCGGCCCGCCTCGATCTGGATACGAAAACCCAGACCCTGGCCGGTGGTACCAAAAAACTCGGCCACGATGGCGCTGATCAGCGCCAGGGTGGTAGAGATCTTGAGCGCGTTGAAGAAGAACGGCAGCGCTCCCGGCACGCGCACCCGCGCGAAAACCTGCGCGGGAGTGGCCGCATACGAGGCCATCAGCTCGAGGTGCAGCGGGTGCGCACTCTGCAGACCGCGCACGACGTTGACCACCACCGGGAACAGCACGGTGATGGCGACCAGCACCGCCTTGGAGGTCCACTCGAGGCCGATGGCCTTGACCAGCACCGGGGCCAGCGCCACGATCGGGATGCACGAGAAGATCGAGGCGTACGGCAGCAGCCCGCGCTCGATGAAGGGAAAGCGCACCGCCCACAACGCCAGCAGCACCCCCAGCAGCACCCCGCCGACAAAGCCCAGCAGCGCCTCGAGCAAGAAGGTGACGGCAAGGTCTTGCAGCAGCACCGCGCGCGCCTCCCACAGCGTGGCCAGCACCCGGCTGGGGGTGGGAATCAGGCCCGGCGGCACCTGATAGGCCCGCAGCAGCGCTTCGGCGCTGAGCAAGGCCAGCAGCAGCGCCAGGGCAGCGGGCAGAAAGCTGCGGGTGCGGGCCGCGATC contains these protein-coding regions:
- a CDS encoding ABC transporter substrate-binding protein — translated: MKKLVLVTLLLSGAASAQNLVPVKLQLKWFPQAQFAGFFVAQAKGYYKAEGLDVQLLPIGDQSPIQTVATGAADFGTTWITDLLTARQQGLPVVHIAQIFQQSGYTLVALKSSNIKAPKDLKGKRVGVWPSGNEYPAVALLKKYGMTTSLDASVARPDVQAVTYPFDPAIVFPDKVDVVSAMTYNEVDQIVGLGYGLDKINIIKVSDYGVNLLEDLMFTSARVLNEKNFRGSGLSGREVAARLVRASLRGWDYAVKNQKEAVNIVLPLCGNTCKGSGTRADARAHQTWQMREVAKLYQAGATLKGRAGYLEPAAYQGSVKLLRDLGILKQAPAAGAVDYRVWEAATGKKAH
- a CDS encoding ABC transporter permease, giving the protein MASRTVNLPALRWRPGRAALLTVAGLAGLLGVSAWATLPLEGTARSAAAALTLGLFGLGSWGVLQIAARTRSFLPAALALLLALLSAEALLRAYQVPPGLIPTPSRVLATLWEARAVLLQDLAVTFLLEALLGFVGGVLLGVLLALWAVRFPFIERGLLPYASIFSCIPIVALAPVLVKAIGLEWTSKAVLVAITVLFPVVVNVVRGLQSAHPLHLELMASYAATPAQVFARVRVPGALPFFFNALKISTTLALISAIVAEFFGTTGQGLGFRIQIEAGRFNFPLVWAAIVLASVVGILFFNLVGFLERRLSGWHVSER